In the genome of Arvicola amphibius chromosome 2, mArvAmp1.2, whole genome shotgun sequence, the window cagtttagttttcttcatctacctaagttctgccatgatgtgctataggctcaaagcagtttctttattcactaatggtagtcacatcatacagaggggaatcccacaatacctccccttttctatttaaataaaaaggaaagttttaactttaaatagtaagattacatgtaacaaaacaattatcaagcaagaattacagttacaatattaatatctattttctatctattcttcaactttatcaaagactccagaaggatataatattacctaagcaaataggaagtgcattgtaatcaacttccaaaactctagaaattacagagatatcttgctgtctggacattcacccaaagttcttctgtaatgttggagcatccatcttcagcctacaggcccattagtatccagtagacttttccatgaagcaggaaatttcaaagacagttctgcctatattgacagtttgtaagtcactttcttctgtattccgCAGAATGTCTAGTACACTCTTTCATGAAGCTGGAACCCTGatggattgtctcacctttaggcaagttcaggagtcatttctctgtgggtcctgcatgtacagttcgtacagcataacatcaagcagtccaggcaagagcagtttcttacccaaatggctaacaaactccataaggagcctcttagatgtccatcttcctcttgaagtagattggtgctgccaggagcagctgtgtctcattgtcatgaaaagtcctaaattcttaaaacattttaagtgccatattctgtaggtctctgaaagatttgaagaatatctaactgaattatatctctctatatctagaaaacctaacgaacatgactacaagcttgactattatatatgACTCTAtcaatctatatttcttaactatatattatacttttaaatgatCTGCCAAAcagaataccttaatcaagagcagaaatctatatatatatctacatctatatctatatcatctatctctatctctatctctatcatctatcatctatatctatcatctatctatctatctatctatctatctatctatctatctatctacactataacaaaattgaccttaaatttgtctcaataaaccaagatccataccaattcaaatccctatagcatatccccccttaaatgtaaagaaacatttacaaacaacatttgggaatatgggcagaGTTCTCTCCAAAGTGTTTCccgctgtttgttgggcaaagtaatttttgggggtgttcacaggaACCTTTTGGGGGTTctttgtccatcaaaccacattagtctggaattaatctactggctctcatcctctgtggaaacaaaagaagaacctcttttccaaagaacgTAGCCTTAGACacatattttgaattcaagatagctttaaaatatatatgctggtttagcttagcagcccatacaaggAAATGTCTcgctgtacttagctccttcacagtcaaaaaattaaaaaaaaaacacaataatataaacaATTCATACTCTGTGTACATTCTacctttatgtggtttattttttcctctattactttttaatatttattttattatcattactcctttaatctatgactgtctgtaatctatctctttaaagactttgttttatttaactgtctatacttttttccttttctctcccaagcctatgtacatttatccaacactatgacccatttagagatttttttcatttggatttgtctttattgtgtatttataattattttctgacaggGACtgaaaccaaaaagcatgcggtcagcttttcatcaacaccatttaagtgtgtcttggcaggacctcttaaaagagttgcaaggttttgcagctaaaactgaatcaggaagcctctattaaatgagagcacttgcctctagcggGCAGAGCCCATCttagaaaatgctgctatcaataagccatgcttaactctattttttcatctagaattacttcccaagctctgtctgGCTTTGTGTGGACGTAGTCGTtcacacgttgggcaccatttgttctctgaggtttctgttctgcctggttcccacagtcgttaagtcccaaagaaatcacacagaggcctacattaatcataaactgattggcccattagctcaggcttcttattaactcttataacttaccttagcccattattcttatctgtgttagccatatggctcagtacctttttcagtggtgtagtcacatcttgtttcttctgtgtctggacaggactgcagaagaaTGGGTTTCcttcatcccagaattctcctgttctccttgacccacctctacttcctgtctggttgtcctccatatacttcctgcttggctactggccaattagcatttatttaaaatataattgacaaaatacagaccatggtcccacaccaagTGAGATCAGTCTCCCAGGACTCATGAAAAAGCTGGGTGCATAAAtacatacttataatcccagtgctagccagccagtctagatgaATTAGTAAtgtccaggttcaatgagagactatgtctcaaaatatGTGAAGAGAGACTGAGGGAGATACTTGATATCAACCTCTTGCTTGCACACATAAGTGCATGCACCTCACCCTTCCATAAATTTGGTCCTTCAGTGGTGTCTCTTAGATTCTTTAGGTTTTGTTTATACATTCTGAATTTTATAGTTTGAAGGCTCCATTTCCTATTCCTTATCTTCAACTTCTCAGTCTCTCTTCCACCTTACTCAATAGTGagattttgttaattaaaaattaatttattgaagCTTTTCATTAccaaaattttaacttaaatcTAAATTTCTCTTTACTTCCATTTTTATATCCTGTATTGGCTTCCTTATgttgtttagctctttatttatAGTCTCTTCAAATTAATTCAGGGGTTTATAAATATCCTCTTTgattttctaaacattttcttgaaaattttttccctaaacttagacacatattttgaattcaagatagctttaaaatatatatgctggtttagcttagcagcccacacaaGGAAATGTCTcgctgtacttagctccttcacagtcaaaaaataaaaaaaaacacaataatacaaacaATTCATACTCTGTGTATGAAttgttcttttgaattctttgtctggGACTTAATAAAATGCATTATGAAAGTCATTGTAGAACTGGAAATTTTGGAAGAACCCTGTTGCTCCCTCCCCTGATTTCTTATGGTACTACATTTGTGTTCCATGATGGAAAAGAAGAGGAATCATGAGGACCTGCCCCTAACTGAGAAGTTTTGGAAATTGTTGACTTCTGGGGGAGACAGATTATTCCTTTTCAGGcatgtggccactggtaggttgcccatgctccTACAAATGGTCCCATACCAATGCACATACTGGCAGCATTAATTGGACTTagtggtttaataaaaaagaaagaaaaggagttcATACTGGGAGCAGGCCacattggtggggggggggttggaggaGAGTTTGAAGagtaaaacgtgtgtgtgtgtgtgtgtgtgtgtgtgtgtgtgtgtgtgaatattaaatgaatatagtGTTTGAATCCAGACCAAATTCTTGTTTAAGGCCCCCAATACCCGAAGCAGCCCCCTTTCTCTTACAGATGCTGGAAGGTACCTCACTAAGGGCACTATCTCTGAATATATAGCTAACAGATTTCTAGTAGAAATGACCTCACATCAGAGGAGGTACTGGTGACCACATATCCTGCCCCTTACCTTTCCTGCAGCCTCCTGCCTGGGAATTAGAGAGTTCAGATTCAGACTTGTGCTGTGAGTGCCATCTCTTTTGTCAGAGAGAACTACCTCTTTCTCAGAGAGTTGTAATAAGGGACCTAGAATCTACAACATGGGCCCTAATATCCTCATTAGAGATACTGACATGCTGTCTGTCTCTGATGCTAGGGCTTGAACTCCTCTCAGAGCCCAtgtttttcttcctgctgctctgTCCATGATGTCAATAACTCTTCTAATCAACTACTTGACCCCCAGATTTGTCTCAGTGTTTCTCTTAAAATCCACATATGAGACCTTTGATATATGatcatatttatatgcatacatgacattctcaagaataaataaaaacaatataaatctTGTTTCTGAAAAAATGTAGTCACTACCTTAGATGATGTTTAGTCACTACCTTAGATATGTTTTCTGATAGTTCACTGAATTGCTATTTTTGGGGGTCCTGATATGGTCCCTTTGCCAAGAAACACCATCTTCCTGAGGAGTTTCCCCAAAGCCTTCTGCATATCattgttcctcaggctgtagatgaagGGATTCAACATGGGAGTGACCACAGTGTACATTAATGAGGCAACCAGATtcattctagaagatgatgtggCTGCAGAGCTGAGGTAGACTCCAAGACCATTGCTGTAGAACAAGAAGACCACCAAGAGGTGAGACACACAGGTGGAAAAGGCTTTGTACTTGCCTCCAGCTGAGGGAATTCTTAGAATGGAAGAGACAATCTGAGAATAAGACAATAGAATCCCAAAGAAAGGGAAACCAGCTATGACTATAGTCATAGAATATACCACAATGTTATTGACAAGGGTGTCAGAGCATGCCAGCTTCAGGATTTCAGGAAGATCACAGAAAAAGTGTGGGATTTCTATGTTTGTACAGAAAGACAGCCTTAACACAGTCAAGGTTTCAGGCAGGGAACTCATGACACTGATTAACCAGGACCCAAGAGCCAGCATCACACAGAAGCAAGAATTCATGATGACAACATAGTGCAGGGGATGGCAGATGGCCACgaagcggtcataggccatcactGTTAGGAGTAAATTATCCAGACATccaaacacaatgaaaaaaaatatctgcGTGATACAGCCTGTGAAGGGGATAAGTTTGTGTTTGGTGTGGATATTCAGTAGAGTCTTTGGGATGGTGGTAGAGGTGAAGCCGATGTCAGCTAAGGACAGGttggagaggaagaagtacatgggcaTGTGCAGGTGGGGGTCTAATATGATGGCCAAGATGATGAGTATGTTGCCTATGATGGTGACGAGGTACATGGAGAGAAGCAACCCAAAGAAGAAGGACTGCAGGTCAGAGTCTTCGGTGAATCCCATGAGGAGAAAGTATCTACCTCctgtttggttttctctttccataggACTGCTGGATTatctaaaaggagggaaaaaCACAATATAAATTCATCTCAAGTGGATTCTGTCAAATAAtgtcaatatattttattaaaacccAAGGTATTAGCTGAGCAttgtgtcacatgcctttaaccccagcacttggaaggcatagGGAGaaggatttttgtgagttcaaggccagcctagtctagaaTAGCCAGCGTtatgtaaagagaccctgtctcaaaacaccaaacactaaaacaaaacaaaggaaacaaaacaaacaactcacctctccaaaacaaacaaacaaacaaaaaacaaacccaaaattcCCTAAGGTACTATGCTGGTGAGCTGACTCAGTGTGTAAAGTTGCTTTCCATCAAGGCTGATGACCTGCTTCTGATTTCTGGGTATGCATGGTGTAAGGAGAGACCCAAATCCTTCATTTTTTCATCCAACCtttacacatgtgccatggcacacacgtgcactcacacacacagaataaataaataaatgcaagggctggagagatggctcagcagttaagggctcatactgctcttgcagaggacctggatttagttCCCAGTATCCAGGGAAGCAGCTCAAAACCactagttctaggagatctgatggcCTGTTCTGGTTTCAGCCAGTACTTGCActcatgtacaaacacacacacgcacacatatgtataattaaaataactataaaaaatctttaaaataaatgcaatgaaaatttaaaagaaaatacaagaaaaacaagaaaataaaattcacaggggtactcagtcatttttttttgtgggtaATCATTTAATCTCTGACTGGAAATTTGTTGTTACCATTGTCACCTAAAATAGTTGGTTGCAGATGAGTGGTTCTCAGTGTTGTTCTCTGGAACAGCAACTTCAGCATCACTTTGACGGCTATTAGAAATGAGCATTTGGAAGCCATTCATACCAACTGAGTGCCATGCATTTTGTGGAACCAGTGATCTCATCCGTGTTTTACCAAGCCCTCTGGGGAGCTCTGATGTCCACATGCGTATGAAGACCAAAGTTATGGTGTGCCTAAGCAACCAGACCTCATCAGCATCCCTGATGGCAACTTTGGTGTGTTCTGGCTAATGAAAGTGTGAATGGAAATTTTCTGAGTATATACTGACTTGTAAATCATTGgaaatctttgttttattatagTACTTTCTCTGGTCTTTATATGAGCCTGAGCACAATTGTTAATACCCACTTTTCATGTAATCATTGTTTAGATTTcctttatttatacaaataaataaatttatacaaaTTCTATGACatgtaacttttctttctttctttctttctttctttctttctttctttctttctttctttctttttttatttatttttgagacagggtttctctgtgttgctttggagccagtcctggaactagctcttgtagaccaggctgacctcgaactcacagaggtctgtctgcctctgcctcctgagtgctgggcttaaaagtgtgagccaccaccacccatctgaAATGTAGTTTCTAAACATGAAGAATTCAGAGTTTCTAAGtcttaaattaattttcattatctGACTTTTTCTGCCGTCAGTGTTCTAGGCATTGTTGTGGCATCACTGAGTTACTTCCTCAGCCCCTGATTAGCATTACATGAATGTGTTCTACATGTAAGCTGTTCAGTAAATACTGTCCATTTGATCATTTACATCAGTtctcaatttttatatattacaaatacaGTTTAGACTcacttgatttttaattttcttctcttatgaCAATTTGTGGGAGCATCCTGTGAGTTCTTAAAAGTTCATAAATCAAAAaagtctaataaaaataaaataaatttaaaaagtgcacATACTGTTTTTCACCTTCTTATCAATAAATTActctaaataatcacacacacacacatgtcttaACAGTGAGTTGATTGTCAAATATCTTTGTATAAATAAGTATTTGGGGCCAGGCAGATCTGCTGCTCACTCACCTAGAGCCTGAGCCTGCCTCAGCGTTAGCTTTTCCCACCTcggagggagaggaggctgtggCAGGGAAGATCATAGACCAGAAATGGCAAGACTTACCTGGGGATTTTCCCCATGTCCCAAGTCAGGAGTGGGTTCCAGCCCAGTCTAgtggcagggaaaacagaacatgTCACGGGATGGAAGGCAGTTCCCATGTAGAACTGGTGTCTGGAACACCATACTCTACAGTCCCACAGTCATCTGATGTCTGTATCTTTGGAGAGTCAGGAGGAGGTTATGCCTGTAACCAAGAGCTCCTGAGGCACAGGCTGGATGGtgccagaaaataaaagaaaaaaaaagaattgggggGGAGGGCAGAAAGTGTCTCAATAAGTAAAGGCACCTGTCATCACGCCTGATGTCCTAGGTCAAACACTGAGACCTGAGTGGTCAAAGGAGAGAGCaagttcctgcaagttgtcctctgaaaaACAGTCTATTTATTGGATTTCATCAAATTTACAGTTAATTctggaaaagtatttttattgtgtCAAAACTTCTTGTTGAAGTAACAGATAGCTCTCTTTTGAAATCATTCTCTTTCTTAGCTAAATTTTCTGACAGTTTTTAACATGTAAAATTATACTTATTACTCATTAATAGTGTTTTAGTGTAGTTCAAGGTTGATATTATGAATGATATTCTTCTATGATGTATCTCTACTtgtgcaacaaaacaaaatttaataacaataataatgatagtaaaaataaaatctaccttTTTTGATGAGGTGTATTTGTTTCTGGactttcttattaatttattagTTTTTGTTGAAATTTATCACATTCAAGAGCACACTCTGCTCTTTTAGAggatgggacttggtctcctgcTTTTATGTATATAGGCCTACAACTATGGGAatccaatatttttttttgactttcacaggcaacacacacacacacacacacacacacacacacacacacacacacacacgatacactCCCCACAAATGTTCTAGGCAAAATGTATCACATTCTCTGCATTGCACCATAATATTTCCTTCAGGTACTGTTCTATTCACTTGAAATTCCGAGAACCTTGTCAAAATTTGTTATGAGAGATAGAGTTGCTAGtttccttctctatttctttcagAAGTTGTACAATATCACATGATGTTCACTTTCAGGTTAAACTAtatcatttgtaatttttatcacatgtattcacattttcacaaatattttagaaagtacTAGTAAAAGTATGACTAAGTGTTCACAGATGGCTATTTAGATGATATGATGCTAAATCTGATTCCATATTCTCAAATAGTCTCCAAACGTTAGATGTAGAACAGGCTGATGACAAGGTCTTTTAGGaaaacatgaatatataaatactataaacATAAACATGAACGTGCATAATCTTTGAGAATAGAAATCCTTGATAGATGAAAGATAAGTAAATTTAAGTAGTCAGAATGATAAACTGAAGAATTATAATTGAAGAAATGTGGTACAGATATTTCCCATCTCAAAATCACCTAGCTGGTTGATATTTGATTAATATTACAAAGCTAATTTGTTTTGCATATAAAACCTTAATTGTAAGTCATAGAATCATCTGCATCTCATTGGGAAAAGGATAGAGAAGATTAagtattcataaaacaaaatgtaaaataagtgaTAAATATTTGAATCTTGTCTTTGTGTGTGAATGCGTAGGTCCCTGTGTGCCATGTTGCATATGTGGTTGTCAGTCTTGGCCTTACATTTGGTCGAGTCAGGATGTGTTACTTGCTGCTTCATATACCAGGCTAGCAGGACTGCAagctccttggaattctcctgactctacctcccatctTAGAGTAGAAGATTCAATTCTAGACCACTCTATTGTCAGGTATTGACATGTGTTCTGAGattctgaactcaggttcttaggATTATGTGGCAAGTACTTGtcaaccaagccatctccccagacattGACATTTTTGATAGAGAATGAAACAACTTAATGCCGTCAGAAAAATGACACAGATGCTTGGGAAAGAACTCTAAGAGATGCAGAAAGCTAAGGGAAGATTAATTTGCATTAGTGAGGTGAGAGATATCTGAATTAGATTCTACAAGGGGAGGGAGTGAGATGAAGCTGAGAGGAAGAGTGATTGAGAAAAACACAGGAGCTGATTGTTTGGAACACTTTAAGTGAACAGATGCTCCTCACCGCACTGCACTGTTTTGAGCCCCAAACGTCACCCATTGAGAACACTAGCTCTTTTTATACCTGCTTCCCATCAGGAGCTCCAGTGGTGGTGTGCTGTCTGCATTCCCTTTTTTCCCTGAGTGGAAGGGGTTCAACTAAGCTCTAAGGCAAGACAAGGAGGTGATATCAAGTCCCATTTAAAAGAACAGTTGAACTCACTGATCCCTAGAACTGCTGCACTGTTACTGGAAGTGTCAAGTGGGTATTGTTTCCAGTACCTCTGTGTTGAATTCCCATAGAATATCATTAAATTAATTGCTCCATTATCACTGTATTCTCTGAAGAATTTATTTCACATGAGAGAGGAAAGTAAGtagaaagatatttttgtatactaAAGAGGATCTTGTTTGCCAGgtatacctgtttttttttttcctgaactctTTGATCATGATGTCCTTTCTCCCTGGACTTGTCCTCATTTTTCattatctttctctgttcatgTCAACCCATAGTGAGACGGAATTTGTTTGCCAATAATGGCAGCAGGCATCGTTTCAAGGCCATGTGAACCCTTACTGCCACATGTGTGGAGTAACTAGGGAGAAAAATCAGATTGGCTTAACTTAAAAGAGCTGCAGTGACTTTAACACTGTCTTAGAGttatcattgctgtgatgaaatacagTGACCAAAGCAATGTGGGCAGAAatgggtttgtttgacttacaatTTTACATCATTGTTCTTTATTAGGGaagtcaggtcaggaactcaaacagggcaggaacctggagtcaggaaccaATGCAGAtgccatagaggggtgctgcttactgacttgctcctcatagcttgctcagctttcttccttccttccttccttccttccttccttccttccttccttccttccttccttccttccttcctttctttctttctttctttctttctttctttctttctttctttctttctttctttctttctttctttctttctttcatagaacccaggaccatcagtccAGGGATGGGCCCACCAACAATGAACTGTGCCCTTCCctatcaaccactaattaagaaaatgcccaacagccTTGCCTGTAGCCTGCTCTTAGAGGCATTGTCTCAGCTGAGATTCCCTATTCTCAGATGAGTATAGCTTGTGGCAAGTCAACATAATACTAGCCAGCACAGTCATAATTTTTATCCTCAAGGATAAAGGGACTATGTATATATAAGTCCAGATGTATGGTAATAGAAGTAAGATGAGGGATTGTAGATGGATGCTATaaagaattgagtataataaagggttctttattttggggtagactcacagatcacagtcctctccATGAGTggggaacagaaactgaatccagcatcagagagagagagagagagagagagagagagagagagagagattagaccacacccaagtgggctggtatcttaaaggctattggctaaaggagttctcacagcacctccccattttgtctaaataagagagttctaagcctaatacaaaactatatacaataataacaaatatcaagtacaaaaattagaattacaaccagcataaacaatatcaagcaagaaacatatgctaaatggttttttttgagacagggtttctct includes:
- the LOC119807287 gene encoding olfactory receptor 7C2, whose amino-acid sequence is MERENQTGGRYFLLMGFTEDSDLQSFFFGLLLSMYLVTIIGNILIILAIILDPHLHMPMYFFLSNLSLADIGFTSTTIPKTLLNIHTKHKLIPFTGCITQIFFFIVFGCLDNLLLTVMAYDRFVAICHPLHYVVIMNSCFCVMLALGSWLISVMSSLPETLTVLRLSFCTNIEIPHFFCDLPEILKLACSDTLVNNIVVYSMTIVIAGFPFFGILLSYSQIVSSILRIPSAGGKYKAFSTCVSHLLVVFLFYSNGLGVYLSSAATSSSRMNLVASLMYTVVTPMLNPFIYSLRNNDMQKALGKLLRKMVFLGKGTISGPPKIAIQ